In one Juglans regia cultivar Chandler chromosome 11, Walnut 2.0, whole genome shotgun sequence genomic region, the following are encoded:
- the LOC109013707 gene encoding MADS-box protein SVP-like isoform X2 produces MAREKIKIKKIDNVTARQVTFSKRRRGLLKKAEELSVLCDAEVALIIFSATGKLFEFCSSSMKDILGRYDMQSNGIKQMDQPSLELQLENNNHIRLSKEVADKTHQLRQTRGEDLEGLNLEELQQLEKMLEAGLSRVLETKEERLLTEITTLERKGAQLLEENRQLKQKMMMSSKGKRPVLVESDILVQEEGMSSESVTNVCSSSGGPPSLEDDSSDTSLKLGLSLL; encoded by the exons ATGGCGAGAGAGAAGATCAAGATCAAGAAGATTGACAACGTTACGGCGAGGCAGGTTACCTTTTCCAAGAGAAGACGAGGGCTTTTAAAGAAAGCTGAAGAGCTTTCTGTTCTGTGCGATGCTGAGGTTGCGCTCATCATCTTCTCAGCTACCGGAAAGCTCTTTGAGTTTTGCAGCTCAAG TATGAAGGATATACTTGGAAGGTATGATATGCAATCTAATGGCATTAAACAAATGGATCAGCCATCCCTTGAACTGCAG CTAGAGAATAATAATCACATCAGATTGAGTAAGGAAGTGGCAGATAAGACCCACCAGCTAAG GCAGACAAGAGGAGAGGATCTTGAAGGATTAAATTTAGAGGAATTGCAGCAATTGGAGAAAATGCTTGAAGCTGGACTTAGCCGTGTGCTTGAGACTAAG GAAGAACGGTTGCTGACTGAGATTACTACACTTGAAAGAAAG GGAGCTCAGTTGTTAGAGGAGAACAGGCAATTGAAGCAGAAG ATGATGATGTCTTCCAAGGGAAAAAGACCTGTTCTTGTGGAGTCGGACATCCTCGTCCAGGAAGAAGGCATGTCGTCGGAATCTGTCACCAATGTTTGCAGCAGCAGCGGTGGCCCCCCTTCTCTAGAAGACGACAGTTCCGATACATCTCTCAAATTAGG GCTCTCTCTTCTCTAG
- the LOC118343805 gene encoding probable ubiquitin-like-specific protease 2B, translating into MKSSPRRAFDVFDFKEEDELPELEAGRKFLEKLKNPNLDDHAVLKYEFLECAAQGEEANIERKEDGCVHSVDVDAIDCDRSCENAESYTPLDPEEENFTQKEELSVLDTGLHSSSVSQEQPDFILETNKSRNFPSELERKDSCPEAPPPGKGQINYDLLKSPSSSNEPVDVVSDADESMNGNSPSSPTSEIADDSVSLNGYSSDHCFGSMEMDDIYMEVVLCPDYVIYRDIYCTAPLLTFSRSSIKISGSTPHENEGTFEFECGVDDLIDIGCQWMQRVETVTIKLRVIAKDVAQTNNVCSTSGIEELKIAVVDPNWSHKQEVITSMNVKYMAVWNIMVDTDLGMDGDELHGQRHYFPNFDQPFEDVVYPKGDPDAVSISKRDVDLLQPETFINDTIIDFYIKYLKNQIQPEDKHRFHFFNSFFFRKLADMDKDPTSASDGRAAFLRVRKWTRKVDIFEKDYIFIPINFNLHWSLIVICHPGEVARLEDEDLEKSPKISCILHMDSIKGSHTGIKNLIQRYP; encoded by the exons ATGAAGAGCTCGCCGCGTAGAGCTTTCGACGTGTTCGATTTCAAGGAAGAGGATGAGCTCCCTGAATTGGAGGCCGGGAGAAAATTCCTCGAGAAATTAAAAAACCCCAATCTCGATGATCATGCCGTGTTGAAGTACGAGTTTCTCGAATGCG CTGCCCAGGGAGAGGAAGCCAACATCGAAAGAAAGGAGGACGGCTGTGTACATTCTGTAGATGTTGATGCAATTGACTGTGACCGTAGTTGTGAGAATGCTGAATCATATACCCCTCTGGACCCAGAGGAAGAGAACTTTACCCAAAAGGAAGAGTTGTCTGTGCTGGATACTGGTCTGCATTCCAGTTCTGTTAGTCAAGAACAACCTGATTTTATATTAGAAACTAACAAATCCAGAAATTTCCCTTCTGAACTGGAGAGAAAAGATTCGTGCCCTGAAGCTCCTCCACCAGGGAAAGGCCAGATAAATTATGACCTTTTGAAGTCTCCGTCGTCCAGT AATGAGCCAGTTGATGTAGTCTCGGATGCTGATGAGAGCATGAATGGGAATTCTCCATCAAGTCCTACTTCTGAAATTGCAGATGATAGTG TTTCATTAAATGGCTATTCATCAGATCATTGCTTTGGCAGTATGGAAATG GATGACATATATATGGAGGTCGTGCTTTGTCCTGATTATGTTATATATCGAGATATTTATTGTACAGCCCCCCTGTTAACTTTTTCACGCAGTTCCATCAAAATCAGTGGTTCAACTCCTCACGAAAATGAAGGaacctttgaatttgaatgtgGAGTTGATGATCTTATTGATATTGGGTGCCAGTGGATGCAAAGA GTTGAAACTGTCACTATAAAGCTCCGTGTAATAGCGAAGGATGTAGCTCAAACTAATAATGTTTGTAGCACTTCAG GCATTGAGGAATTAAAGATTGCAGTTGTTGACCCTAATTGGTCCCACAAACAGGAAGTGATCACCTCGATGAATGTAAAGTACATGGCTGTATGGAATATCATGGTTGA taCGGACCTGGGAATGGATGGGGATGAATTACATGGACAGAGGCATTATTTTCCAAA TTTTGATCAGCCTTTTGAAGATGTTGTCTATCCAAAAGGGGACCCTGATGCTGTTTCCATCAGTAAGAGAGATGTTGATCTATTACAACCGGAAACATTCATAAATGATACGATCATTGATTTTTACATCAA GTATTTGAAGAATCAGATTCAACCTGAGGATAAACACCGTTTCCacttttttaatagttttttctttcGGAAGCTGGCTGACATGGACAAAGATCCAACTAGTGCTTCTGACGGTCGGGCTGCTTTTCTACGTGTTCGTAAATGGACGAGGAAAGTTGATATATTTGAGAAAGATTACATATTCATTCCTATAAACTTCAA TCTGCATTGGAGCCTAATAGTCATATGTCATCCTGGTGAAGTGGCTAGATTAGAGG ATGAAGATTTGGAGAAGTCGCCTAAAATATCATGTATATTGCATATGGATTCTATCAAAGGAAGTCATACGGGtataaaaaatcttattcaaaggTATCCTTGA
- the LOC109013707 gene encoding MADS-box protein AGL24-like isoform X1 — translation MAREKIKIKKIDNVTARQVTFSKRRRGLLKKAEELSVLCDAEVALIIFSATGKLFEFCSSSMKDILGRYDMQSNGIKQMDQPSLELQLENNNHIRLSKEVADKTHQLRQTRGEDLEGLNLEELQQLEKMLEAGLSRVLETKEERLLTEITTLERKNGSTCTFIYGHSSRKNKGKYGVFMKPGSSVVRGEQAIEAEDDDVFQGKKTCSCGVGHPRPGRRHVVGICHQCLQQQRWPPFSRRRQFRYISQIRALSSLAEIEVRWRRLMREISPWSLVISRCPRV, via the exons ATGGCGAGAGAGAAGATCAAGATCAAGAAGATTGACAACGTTACGGCGAGGCAGGTTACCTTTTCCAAGAGAAGACGAGGGCTTTTAAAGAAAGCTGAAGAGCTTTCTGTTCTGTGCGATGCTGAGGTTGCGCTCATCATCTTCTCAGCTACCGGAAAGCTCTTTGAGTTTTGCAGCTCAAG TATGAAGGATATACTTGGAAGGTATGATATGCAATCTAATGGCATTAAACAAATGGATCAGCCATCCCTTGAACTGCAG CTAGAGAATAATAATCACATCAGATTGAGTAAGGAAGTGGCAGATAAGACCCACCAGCTAAG GCAGACAAGAGGAGAGGATCTTGAAGGATTAAATTTAGAGGAATTGCAGCAATTGGAGAAAATGCTTGAAGCTGGACTTAGCCGTGTGCTTGAGACTAAG GAAGAACGGTTGCTGACTGAGATTACTACACTTGAAAGAAAG AATGGTAGTACGTGTACCTTTATATACGGACATTCATCAAGAAAAAACAAGGGAAAGTATGGGGTTTTCATGAAACCAG GGAGCTCAGTTGTTAGAGGAGAACAGGCAATTGAAGCAGAAG ATGATGATGTCTTCCAAGGGAAAAAGACCTGTTCTTGTGGAGTCGGACATCCTCGTCCAGGAAGAAGGCATGTCGTCGGAATCTGTCACCAATGTTTGCAGCAGCAGCGGTGGCCCCCCTTCTCTAGAAGACGACAGTTCCGATACATCTCTCAAATTAGG GCTCTCTCTTCTCTAGCTGAAATTGAGGTAAGATGGAGAAGACTCATGCGAGAAATAAGCCCTTGGAGTCTGGTCATTTCAAGATGTCCCCGAGTTTAA